From Excalfactoria chinensis isolate bCotChi1 chromosome 14, bCotChi1.hap2, whole genome shotgun sequence:
TGGGGATCAGAAGGAAGCCCCCCTGGCTTACAAATCTGATGTCCTCAGCAGTGACGTCATGGTGGACGCGGTAGCCCGTCCCATGGTTGCCGGCCCCACGGGGCTCAGGGTGGGCCTTGCGGGGGCAGGAGGTGTAATAACGGACGAAGCGAGTGCGCTTCACCAGGAGGTGAAGGATGAAGCACGTCAGCTCCATGCCGATGGAGATGAAGAAGAAGATGACCGTGTTCTCCTTCTCGTCCGACAGCAGCAGCTTGGTGAAGATGCGGCTGAGCGAGATGATGACCCCCGCGGTGCCTGgtggcacagcagagctgttggtgcCGGGTCCCACTGAGCTCTACAGCTTAGGGACCTCCTGGCAGCCTCTCCCTGCATGGTGTGCTGGGGGCAGTGGGTTGCTGCACGCGTGGGACGGCGATACTCACTCTCTCCTGTCATCACCCCCTGCGTGTAGCGCTTGGGCAGCAGCCCCGTGTAGCCATAGAAGCTGGATTGCTGCACTTCAGGAGAGAGGTGCAGAGGGGAGAAGGAGGGGGATTATGGCAGCAGCTGAACCACTGGGACCGGGTAGGGGGAAAGGGACATGAGGGGTGGCTGGTAGGTTGTCCCAGGTGACCACAGCATACCTGTGCAGCCAAAGGCCACCACCCCAACAGCCACCAGGTTGATGGCATAGGCTTGCCGCCGGGTGAAGAGCTCCAGCCAGACGTCGCAGATGCTGACGAAGAGCAGGGGGCCCAGGGCAAAGAGGTAGcctggagggggggggagatggATGTGGGTAGGGGGCAATGGGAAGCCAGCGCTGCCCAGGGGCACAGAGATCCCAGCTCACCCACAGAGATGCGGGTGTGCAGGCTCAGCAGCTCCACCAGAGCATTGTTGAGGATGACGGCCACCAAGGCCACCAGGATGTAGGTGAGGCTCATGTCAAAGACTATGGAGGTCCCTGCAGAGAGGAAGGCGGTGGGGGCTCTGCCCAGGTTTGGGgagcaggaagggctgcagctgccagagcCCTACCTGGGTATTTGTGGTGCAGGTAGTCCACATCGGTGATGAAGCTGTTGTATGGCAGGAGAAACCCAACACCAGCCAGCAGCATGGCAAAGTAGATCCCGTGGTATCGGTCCTGCGGCTCGGGGTCTTCAGAAACTGagccaagaaggaaagaaagagagaggacGTGGCAGTGGCACTACCACAGTCACTGGGCTGCACCCAATGAAGCTGTGGGGCAATGAACACAGCTGTCATGTTAGTGGGGACATCAGGGCTCTAAGTGCCctgcaagcagctctgcagctctcaggaaCAAACATCCTCAGCCTGGAGGTTGTCCCTCcagaaatgaaagtgttttAGCAAGAGGCAGaagaacagcagagctgagggctCTGAGTGCTGATGGGTTTTAATAGCAGCCCCAAAGCTGCCTGTGTGGGGAGAGACCTGGTGAGTACCCACCACAGAGCCCAATGCTACAGGATGCTGTGGTAGCTGCGATAGCGAGCCCCAAAGAGACATTAGTTGATGTCACTGCACTTCAGACCATTTGTGGCTACGAAACCATCCCAAGATCTCCTAAATGGGTGGGAAAAGCACAGGGAGAGGCAGCTCCCTCCCATCACATCCCGTCCCTCACCGGGCTCCATGAAGGTGAGCACGCCCTTGGCCTGGCTGCCCCGCTGCAGCTCGTCCTCCTCCAGCTGGTAGCTGTCGAAGCTGAAGCTCATCACCACGTTGCCTTCAGGTGTCCCCATGGGGCTCAGCTCCTTGAAGCGCTCCGTTCCCACTGATCCCATCACGGACAGTCTGGGGAGGGAGATCACAGGTGAGCGACAGCCCTCGTGGGTTTTGCTCCAGAGCCCAGGGGTGGAGACGGCACCAAGTACATccccatcccagctcccagcccaccGCCGGGCATCCAGCAGCGAGCCCACCGGCACCACCCGAAATGCCCTCCATCCTCCGGGCCCCGCTCTGCATTACCGGTGCCAGTCGCTAGATGCCAGCCTGCCCCGTGCCCGCCGCCCACCGACCGCCCTGCAGAGAGAAACCTCCGAGGAGGCAGCAGGACGAGGCAGGCAAGGGAGGGAAAAATCAATTACAGTGATTTGTCGGATCTCACCGCGAGATGCAGCGTTTGCAGGGACACGGAGGTTTTGCAGCCTTTCCCGGCTGCCAGGACGGGGCGGGCTGCAAACAGAGCCTGCAAGTGCGAGCTTCAATAGCTTCAATGCTAAAACGCATCAGGCAGAGCGGCGATGCCATGGCCCTGAGGCCATGCAGAAGCCATAGTGCTGGGGGAGCACATCAGGGTCCCCAGCATAGCCAGGCTGAAGGCAGAACTCATCCTGGAGCTCCAATGGGGCACATTTCAAGTGGGAGCCATCGCTTCATCTCATGGTTCGTAGGGGATCTGGATGACCCCATCCACTGGTGCTACCCCAGGAGGTGATAAAACCCAATGGGAAGCTGCTCCCAGAGTGCTGGCAGAGCCCAGTGTGGGGCTTTGACCATCAAAGAGCCCCCGTCTGGAGATCACACTGGTTGGGAACACCCCATGGATCCAGCGCTGCCCCAAACTTCTCCGTGGTGCAGGttgtgcagcacagccagccctgcatcCACCCCCCGGGATCAATCGATCTGGTTTCCCCTTCTGGGTTTACAGGGAGGAGAGCCAAGGCCTGTCGCCTCTCTGGGTGGGTGCAGAGTGAGGGACAAAGCAGAGGATGCTCCCATAGGGGATGAGAGACAATTATAAACGATTATTTCTAATTGGGAAAAGGGCCCTTGCCAACAGGAGCTGCTTCTGTGGAGGATGAAATTATTACCGTGATTGTTTTGCGCTGCCGAGAAAAGGGTCCCCATCTTGGGAATTCATCAGACCCCACCGGGGCGAGGATGCTAACGAGGAGAGGGAGGTCTGGGGAAGGGGTTCGTCTCACCCCAACCCCTCCCGCTCcactctcccccccccccccccccgcccagCCCCAGACAAAGCCGGTCCGGTTCTCGCCCAACAGGTCGACACCGCTCTtacctccctcctcctctccagctcTGCGGCACCGGCCCTTCCAGCTGCCTCAGCCCCCGCCGGATCCCCCCGGCCCCGCCATCGCGGAGCTCCGTTCTCGGGGTGGGGGCACCGGCAGAGGCGAACGCGGCGGCTCCGAGCGGGGGCGGCTCCGAACCCACCTCCCgcccctccccacccctccgCCGCCCCTCCCCGGCAGCGATGTCCCCGAGGCGCAGAAATGGCTTTTTCCCCCCGAACGGAGCGCGTTCACGGCCCTGCCTATAGACACAGCCCTGCCTATAGACACAGCCCTGCCTATAGACACAGCCCATAGGGACCGCCTGTAGGCGCTGCCCGCCCAGAGACGCGGAGCTGCAAACAGAGCATTCATCAACATGAAAAACGTACCTCGTTTCATTTAGGACACGAGCTTTGCTCCCATTGCAGGGTCTTTTCTCCTCCAAACATGAGATGGGCTGAGGGGTCCAGCACTGGCTGTTCCAAAGATGGatgcagggatgggatggatggatgatcacagaatcaacaaggttgggaaagacctccaagattatCTGGTCCAACAGCCCATCCATCACCAGTTTTGCCCATTAAACCCTCCGTGCAACATCTACACGttcctcaaacacctccagcaaAAATTCTGCATGGTGAACAgctggatggatggatgggataAATGGGTGAGTGTGCAGACAGGAAGGATGGACAGAAGTACAGGTAGAaggttggatggatggatggtaTGGATGGATGTACAGCTGGAGAGAACAACAAATGGATCACAGAGTGGCTGAGGTTGGGAGGGGACATAAAAATCCCCCAGTTCCAACTCCCATGCTGTGGGTTGGCTGCCCCCCGCATCCAGCATGGCTAAAAACGCCTCCAAAGATGGGCAGGATGGATGCAATGCAGCTCTGGTTAGtgtgcagaaaacagaagggcTGTGGGGACAGTGAATGGGGAAGTCCCATCTCCTCCCATCACTGGGGATGGAAGTGGGGAACCAGCAGCATGGAGAGGTGGGGACACCACGCACGGTCCCAAGGAGGGTGCCATAGACAGGGACACCACGAGTGTCCCACCCTcctgagcagggcaggagccccTCAGCCCCAACTGGGTTGTAAAGATGAGGGAGGGGGGACCCCCACAGCACCACCACCcatggcagggatggagcagcgcAGCCCTACGTGACACCAGAGAATCCCAGCTTGGCATCACCACAGAGTGAGAGCTGCACAAAAAGAGCAGGGCGAGCTGCAGCATCTGCGCACGGCTTTTCCCTGCTGCCTCCGCACTCCCGGCAGCGTTACTCACCCAGCAGCAATCGCAGCCCTTCTGCCACGCAGCTGAGCTGGAGGTCCTGTCCAAGCTGTGGGTCCTATAGAGACCCCTGAGCTCACGGCAGCATCCTGATCACCTTAGGGACAGAGATGGGGCTGGAGGCAGGTTTGGAGACAAAGTTGTGCTCCTGCTCCCAACcccagcacagaaagctctgcagctcagggcagccctGGCACGAATCCCTTCTGAGCACCCTCTCCCCACTTCATCCTCTCCAAAGGGCAGCACCAGACCCCGCTGCCCTCCCGTGGTGCCCCAtcctgctatggggctgagtgctgagGGCTCCGAGCTGGGTGTCCCCACTGAGCTCTGCCACTCTTCAATGTTTCAGCTGGACCTGAATAATTCAGCTGTGATGGAGCTGGTGTGAGGGCTGTGAGCTTGGATGCTCCCTGAGTTTCCGCTTGACCCACTTTACAGGCCCAAAGTCCCACCAGCTGCAGTGCTCCGCATGCAGTGGGGTGATGCTGGGCCGGTCCCAATGGCACCGGGGACATCCCAagctcagctccagcctgggGCCTCCCCTGGGCCATCAAACTGCAGAGCATCCTTCACCAAATGTCAGTGCTTTGGGCTGCGAAGCACAGAGGGttggaaaagggagaaaatgccTCGATCAGGGCCTCACctcactgctcagagcactgatTAATTCCACGGGAAGGAATGAGGTGATGCCATCTCATTTGGCCGGGAGATGCTGGATTGGGGCAGCCTCCAGAACTCCCCCATAGGGCGCTTTTCCTTCCAGCAGAGTTGGGTTTTATCGACTGTCATCACTGCAGAGGTGAGAAAGAGGCCTTTCAGGGTATCCCTCCACACTGCCATTACCAGCCCACAGCCCCCACTGACAGagcccacagcccagctcagtGCTCCTGGGAGCTCCCTGCTCCTCTGCCCACACCgctgcactgccagcactgcaggaaccAGGGGGGGCCCCCcatcccccctccccttttcctctttccttgttAGAACAAATTTGCATCCCTCGCTAATTAATCCGAGATGAGCTGCTAATTCAGCTCCTTGATTGCAACTTTGCATAATGGCCGCAcgcacacacagcacaggggGGATGTGAAGGAGACAATCAGCACTGGGTGCGCAGGGGGggccctccagcagctcccactcaTCCCAGCTCCTTACAGAGCAGGTGGGAAGCAGAGATTTTCCTCTAAAGGGAGAAAATGGCGACAACCCCCCCAGGATCCACCTCTGagttgcttttttcccccatgctgGGCTCCAAAGGATCTCAACAGCGACCTGAGCATCTCCATACATGGGGCAACCACGGGAGTGCAGTGCAGAACATCCTAAGGGCCATTCCTGAGGAGCTGCACGCTCTGCCCTCCCATCTCCACGATGCCCACGTTGCTCCAGAGCGAACCCTCTGCTCTAAGGGCTGTGGCAATCACACCCTGTGGCTGCTCAGCCGCACATCAGCTGCATCCAATACCAACCCAAAGGCCCCCAACACAAACGCCATGGGACAGCATAGCAGACCTGAGCCCCAGTGGCAccatttgggggggggggggaaatctGCTTTTCCTGCCACCAAAGCCCACAGCCCATGCAGGAAGCACAGCCTTGCTGTTGTTGACACGTGGGTTGTGCCCCACTCCACATCTCCAACCCCAACACAGACCCCCACCAACCATCCCCACCCATTCTGGCACTCCCCAGGGCTGGGCCATAGGCTCCCCATAGAGCATCAGAGCCACTTCCAGCCCCACAACCAGGGCACCCACCCTCCACAAACCTCAGCATGCACGAAAGGTTGGGCTCCATTGGCACACACTGCGTGTTACAGCCTCAtaggggggggaaggggaggggattTGCATTGGCTTTGGGGAGCGCTGTGAATAGAGGGGACAATGGGGAAGTCAATGCATTAAAGTGCttaggggggggggaaataaatctGATAAAGGAATAAACCGGTTAAGGGAATACATAATTCGCAGCCCGGTTATTCAAATCCTGCCTTAGAGGAAATCCTCTTAGAGCGATCACCTGATTGTGTGCTAAAATCCTAATTGAATAAGAACAGAATTATGGATTTATGGCATCAACTGCACAACCACGGCGCACACGAGGCTGTTTGCAGCCAAACCTCGTTGGGGGGGggttgctgttttccttcccatcCATCGCACCCCCTATAAACACAGCCATTTATCCCTCTGTTCCTCCCCTCTTTTCCCACTCTGTGGCACTGCTCTGCCCGGCCCCGGCTCCATTTAAAAGCGatttaaaaaacccaaactgCACAAAACCAACCTCCCAGATCCTCGATCCAAAcaccctcccccccatcccacacacacacacacacacacacccccttAAATCGCTCCAACACGAGCTGGCATCGCTGACAGCGCTCCGGACGTCATTGAATATCCCAGAGTGCATCAGCTCCCGCAGCTCCAACACAAACAAGCAGAAGCGCTGAGTGCGGGGCCGTGAGCTGTGCAGCGCAGCACGGCACGGCACATCGCTTGGCTTCCAACCCCAATTCACCGCGTCCCAACCGATTGAAATGCAAATGGGGACATGAAAGGCTGATCCGCACCTGAATGGTGAAGAAGAGATGGGGCTCCCGCCTCTGCCTTCCTGCTCCGGGTTTTGAAGTCATTTGGGGCTGTAAGGGGAAGGAGATGCTCGGTGCCGCCCGATGGGCTCACGGGGCGCTGAAGGGCTGCGGGGCATCGCTGGGGTTCGGAGCGGAGAACCCCGCAGTCCTtggggggaaggaagggctCACAGCCCGCAGCTGTGCCGGACCTGCAGCATCCCTGGCTGTTCGCCGGCCTTTCTGCTCCCCGGGCAGCTGTGCTTTAACCCCGGGACCGGGTCAAACACGGGGCAATTGCCCTCATCCTGTTCACGGCAGCCAGCGCTGGTGCTGGGAAGGGGATCTGAGCACTAAGGGcgcagcagggctgggatggatggggagcagagagagggggctgggggggaggacGGGACGAAGAAGTAGGGATGGATGCGATGGATGCTCCCTGAGCACGAAGCGGGGCTGCTCCGGGCCGCGCAGCGCACCCCATCTAGCGGCTGCTGGGCGGCAGAGCCCGGCTCCCCCCCGACCCCCGGCACAACCCACATCGCGTTCACGGCTGTCAGTGCTGCCCTCCGGGTGGGGGCACCCAGTGGTGACAGCCTCCATACCGTTGCTCTGCATCACTCAGCACACACCGCAGCacactgccctgcagcccacACCAGCTTTTTGCCCCTGGAAAAGCACTCAGTATTATTAAGATCCTCTGGCTTAACATTATGGGCTTACCTGGGCTTTACAGATCTGAAATCCTTTATCGTAACCTCACCGTGCTGCCTCCTGAAAACTTACTGCTAAGAGAAGGAAGCAAAccaaggtgctggaacagcagGAGTCAGGTTTCCTCACCTCCAGCAGGTTGGGCAGGAAGCCCTCATTAGCTCCCAGCACACCCTTAATTAGCTGAAGTCTCTGCTAAGGGCCCGGCAGAGCCGTGCAGGGCAGAAGCAGCACACGAGGCTACCAGTCTGAACACAACTGCAGCTGTTTAGTTCAATGGTACGAACCTATTATTAGTAGCATTCTGGCCTAAAGGCTCACCTCTCCTGATGCTTTGCAGCCATTCGCacgcagcagagcagcagctggatcTCCTGTGGCACCAATGGGTCCAGGTGAGCGCTCCCAACCTGGATGTCACTGCCACTCACTGAATGCAAACAGACCCCTCTGCTCGGCAGCTTGCTCCAGGCAGAAGAAGGGAAACGTCATCAGCAGCTGAATGAACAGTTTAGAATCACTCATCTGTGCTAACGCAGCTGATTCTGCCTGCAGCAAGGGACGGCACATCAATGGCACCAGCAGGAAAACATCGCTCTCCGGGGCTGGATCAGGAGAGGAAAGGACTGCAGCTTCACTGAGCTCACAAACCCAAGTCCCTCAAGAAGAGCTTTAAGGAGGAGGAGCAGAATCGTGGTTTCAAGTGAAAGagaccaggagctgctcagctgctccttccccagcctcagcagcagccaagctgagTTTGGGAGCTGCTTTGCACAGCGAAGGTTTACTGCTGCTGGCACTTGGGTCGGGGGTCACAGCACCCACAACACAACAGCATCACCCTCAGCTCATCCAGCCCAACCTCCGAGCAGCACCACGAAAGGAAGAAGACATGGAATACTTATCACAACACATTTAATTCCGCACGCGGGTATAAAATTACAAAGAGCGACGGACCAGCAGCGAGAGCCGCACGCCTGGAGGGGGCGGAATGTTAGGCAGGTTTCTTCCACTTATCGACAGAGATATCGAACAGCGAGAGCTGCAGGACCAGCGGGTTTGGTGGGGTTTTATTGGGTgcagaagcaaaagcaaacagatccAAGTAAAGGGTTGAGCTGATGCCCCACAGGAACCCGGAGAGGTGCAGGTTTGGGAACAGCGAGTTGTTCCCACTGCTGAGAAGTGAGTTGGATGCatgcagaggcagcagggaaggcagcacacaatgctgcagccacagcaccaGCACACCTGCAAcgagcacagctgcagctatTTGCAAGCCAGGATGCAAACTTCTCACCCATTCATTTCAAGGCAGCATAAGATGGGGTGGGTCAGTCTGAAGTGCGGTAGAAAACAAAGGCATGTTACGGTTCGAAACGAATTTGCTCAGTTCCTTTGGTTGTGCAACTGCAATCTGAAAGGATTTGTTTGCAGTCCGAGCCGTGCTTCCTTCACTGCCAGCCTCAATTCGTGCTGCACTGATTCCAGAAAGACCAAGGTCTGCTCTGCACATGTGGAGATgcccctctgctttgctctgatgTTAACGTGTTAATCCAAGGCGGCTGTTAGCCAGgacatctgcagcacaggacaAGACTGCAGTGCTTAATCCCCACCAATGCTTTGGACAAAGCCTCCCGTtgctctgcaaacagcagcagaacacctGCATGGCTAAATGGAACATGGAGCAGCTTAGTGAGCTACAAGGAAGGAAATTCTACAGGCTTACTGCACGTTGCTT
This genomic window contains:
- the SLC29A4 gene encoding equilibrative nucleoside transporter 4 isoform X1, which encodes MGSVGTERFKELSPMGTPEGNVVMSFSFDSYQLEEDELQRGSQAKGVLTFMEPVSEDPEPQDRYHGIYFAMLLAGVGFLLPYNSFITDVDYLHHKYPGTSIVFDMSLTYILVALVAVILNNALVELLSLHTRISVGYLFALGPLLFVSICDVWLELFTRRQAYAINLVAVGVVAFGCTVQQSSFYGYTGLLPKRYTQGVMTGESTAGVIISLSRIFTKLLLSDEKENTVIFFFISIGMELTCFILHLLVKRTRFVRYYTSCPRKAHPEPRGAGNHGTGYRVHHDVTAEDIRFEDRLQGQLGSPHGSPGPEAELAGSGTYMRFDVPRPKIKRSWPSFRAMLLHRYVVSRLIWAYMLSIAMTYFITLCLFPGLESEIHNCTLGEWLPILIMAIFNLSDFVGKILAALPYDWRGTHLLVYSCLRVIFIPLFIMCVYPNGQPTFGHPAWPCIFSLLMGITNGYFGSVPMILAAGKVSPEQRELAGNTMTVSYMTGLTLGSAVAYFAYSLTSTSHSSCFYTETSNGSFLGGY
- the SLC29A4 gene encoding equilibrative nucleoside transporter 4 isoform X2, whose amino-acid sequence is MAAKHQERLSVMGSVGTERFKELSPMGTPEGNVVMSFSFDSYQLEEDELQRGSQAKGVLTFMEPVSEDPEPQDRYHGIYFAMLLAGVGFLLPYNSFITDVDYLHHKYPGTSIVFDMSLTYILVALVAVILNNALVELLSLHTRISVGYLFALGPLLFVSICDVWLELFTRRQAYAINLVAVGVVAFGCTVQQSSFYGYTGLLPKRYTQGVMTGESTAGVIISLSRIFTKLLLSDEKENTVIFFFISIGMELTCFILHLLVKRTRFVRYYTSCPRKAHPEPRGAGNHGTGYRVHHDVTAEDIRFEDRLQGQLGSPHGSPGPEAELAGSGTYMRFDVPRPKIKRSWPSFRAMLLHRYVVSRLIWAYMLSIAMTYFITLCLFPGLESEIHNCTLGEWLPILIMAIFNLSDFVGKILAALPYDWRGTHLLVYSCLRVIFIPLFIMCVYPNGQPTFGHPAWPCIFSLLMGITNGYFGSVPMILAAGKVSPEQRELAGNTMTVSYMTGLTLGSAVAYFAYSLTSTSHSSCFYTETSNGSFLGGY